One genomic window of Garra rufa chromosome 2, GarRuf1.0, whole genome shotgun sequence includes the following:
- the ldb1a gene encoding LIM domain-binding protein 1-A isoform X5 yields the protein MSVGGCACPGCSSKSFKLYSPKEPPNGSAFPPFHPGAMLDRDVGPTPMYPPSYMEPGIGRHTPYGNQTDYRIFELNKRLQNWTEDCDNLWWDAFTTEFFEDDAMLTITFCLEDGPKRYTIGRTLIPRYFRSIFEGGATELFYVLKHPKESFHNNFVSLDCDQCTMVTQNGKPMFTQVCVEGRLYLEFMFDDMMRIKTWHFSIRQHREVVPRSILAMHAQDPQMLDQLSKNITRCGLSNSTLNYLRLCVILEPMQELMSRHKTYSLSPRDCLKTCLFQKWQRMVAPPAEPARQAPNKRRKRKMSGGSTMSSGGGNNNNNSNSKKKSPASSFALSSQVPDVMVVGEPTLMGGEFGDEDERLITRLENTQFDAANGIDDEDSFNSSPALGTNSPWNSKAPSSQESKNDNPTSQSSQ from the exons GCTGTTCGTCCAAGTCATTCAAGCTGTACTCCCCAAAGGAGCCCCCCAACGGTAGTGCCTTCCCTCCATTTCACCCAGGCGCAATGCTGGATAGAGATGTGGG TCCGACGCCGATGTATCCCCCCTCTTACATGGAGCCTGGAATAGG GAGGCACACACCGTATGGAAATCAGACAGACTACAGAATATTTGAGCTCAACAAAAGACTACAGAATTGGACGGag GACTGTGACAATTTATGGTGGGATGCGTTCACTACAGAGTTTTTCGAAGATGATGCAATGCTGACGATCACTTTCTGTCTTGAAGATGGGCCTAAACGATATA CTATTGGAAGGACGTTGATCCCTCGGTACTTCAGGAGTATTTTTGAGGGTGGCGCCACAGAACTCTTCTATGTGCTGAAACATCCCAAGGAGTCTTTCCACAATAACTTTGTGTCGCTGGACTGCGATCAGTGCACTATGGTTACACAGAATGGCAAACCCATGTTCACACAG GTGTGTGTGGAGGGCAGACTGTACCTCGAGTTTATGTTTGATGACATGATGCGTATAAAGACGTGGCACTTCAGCATCAGACAGCACAGAGAGGTCGTGCCGAGGAGCATCCTGGCAATGCAT GCCCAAGACCCCCAAATGCTTGACCAGCTATCAAAAAACATCACAAGATGTGGCTTATCTAACTCTACATTGAACTACCTCCGA CTTTGTGTAATCCTGGAGCCCATGCAGGAGCTGATGTCCAGACACAAGACCTACAGTCTCAGCCCGCGAGACTGCCTCAAAACCTGTCTTTTTCAGAAATGGCAGCGGATGGTGGCCCCACCAG CCGAGCCAGCAAGACAAGCCCCCAACAAGCGAAGGAAACGAAAAATGTCCGGCGGCAGCACGATGAGTTCTGGCGGGggcaacaacaataacaacagcaACAGTAAAAAGAAAAGTCCAGCCAGCAGTTTTGCGCTCTCCAGCCAGGTACCT GATGTGATGGTGGTGGGAGAGCCCACTCTGATGGGAGGGGAGTTCGGGGACGAGGATGAGCGGCTCATCACGCGGCTGGAGAACACACAGTTTGATGCGGCCAATGGCATCGACGACGAGGACAGTTTCAACAGTTCCCCCGCCCTGGGCACCAACAGCCCCTGGAACAGCAAAGCTCCCTCCAGCCAGGAGAGCAAAAATGACAACCCCACCTCACAGTCATCGCAGTAG
- the ldb1a gene encoding LIM domain-binding protein 1-A isoform X11: MSVGGCACPGCSSKSFKLYSPKEPPNGSAFPPFHPGAMLDRDVGPTPMYPPSYMEPGIGRHTPYGNQTDYRIFELNKRLQNWTEDCDNLWWDAFTTEFFEDDAMLTITFCLEDGPKRYTIGRTLIPRYFRSIFEGGATELFYVLKHPKESFHNNFVSLDCDQCTMVTQNGKPMFTQVCVEGRLYLEFMFDDMMRIKTWHFSIRQHREVVPRSILAMHAQDPQMLDQLSKNITRCGLSNSTLNYLRLCVILEPMQELMSRHKTYSLSPRDCLKTCLFQKWQRMVAPPAEPARQAPNKRRKRKMSGGSTMSSGGGNNNNNSNSKKKSPASSFALSSQVPDLVGTKTCTVPELEDRS; this comes from the exons GCTGTTCGTCCAAGTCATTCAAGCTGTACTCCCCAAAGGAGCCCCCCAACGGTAGTGCCTTCCCTCCATTTCACCCAGGCGCAATGCTGGATAGAGATGTGGG TCCGACGCCGATGTATCCCCCCTCTTACATGGAGCCTGGAATAGG GAGGCACACACCGTATGGAAATCAGACAGACTACAGAATATTTGAGCTCAACAAAAGACTACAGAATTGGACGGag GACTGTGACAATTTATGGTGGGATGCGTTCACTACAGAGTTTTTCGAAGATGATGCAATGCTGACGATCACTTTCTGTCTTGAAGATGGGCCTAAACGATATA CTATTGGAAGGACGTTGATCCCTCGGTACTTCAGGAGTATTTTTGAGGGTGGCGCCACAGAACTCTTCTATGTGCTGAAACATCCCAAGGAGTCTTTCCACAATAACTTTGTGTCGCTGGACTGCGATCAGTGCACTATGGTTACACAGAATGGCAAACCCATGTTCACACAG GTGTGTGTGGAGGGCAGACTGTACCTCGAGTTTATGTTTGATGACATGATGCGTATAAAGACGTGGCACTTCAGCATCAGACAGCACAGAGAGGTCGTGCCGAGGAGCATCCTGGCAATGCAT GCCCAAGACCCCCAAATGCTTGACCAGCTATCAAAAAACATCACAAGATGTGGCTTATCTAACTCTACATTGAACTACCTCCGA CTTTGTGTAATCCTGGAGCCCATGCAGGAGCTGATGTCCAGACACAAGACCTACAGTCTCAGCCCGCGAGACTGCCTCAAAACCTGTCTTTTTCAGAAATGGCAGCGGATGGTGGCCCCACCAG CCGAGCCAGCAAGACAAGCCCCCAACAAGCGAAGGAAACGAAAAATGTCCGGCGGCAGCACGATGAGTTCTGGCGGGggcaacaacaataacaacagcaACAGTAAAAAGAAAAGTCCAGCCAGCAGTTTTGCGCTCTCCAGCCAGGTACCT GACCTGGTTGGAACAAAAACCTGTACAGTTCCGGAGCTTGAGGACCGGAGTTGA
- the ldb1a gene encoding LIM domain-binding protein 1-A isoform X8 encodes MLDRDVGPTPMYPPSYMEPGIGRHTPYGNQTDYRIFELNKRLQNWTEQDCDNLWWDAFTTEFFEDDAMLTITFCLEDGPKRYTIGRTLIPRYFRSIFEGGATELFYVLKHPKESFHNNFVSLDCDQCTMVTQNGKPMFTQVCVEGRLYLEFMFDDMMRIKTWHFSIRQHREVVPRSILAMHFLPQQAQDPQMLDQLSKNITRCGLSNSTLNYLRLCVILEPMQELMSRHKTYSLSPRDCLKTCLFQKWQRMVAPPAEPARQAPNKRRKRKMSGGSTMSSGGGNNNNNSNSKKKSPASSFALSSQVPDVMVVGEPTLMGGEFGDEDERLITRLENTQFDAANGIDDEDSFNSSPALGTNSPWNSKAPSSQESKNDNPTSQSSQ; translated from the exons ATGCTGGATAGAGATGTGGG TCCGACGCCGATGTATCCCCCCTCTTACATGGAGCCTGGAATAGG GAGGCACACACCGTATGGAAATCAGACAGACTACAGAATATTTGAGCTCAACAAAAGACTACAGAATTGGACGGag CAGGACTGTGACAATTTATGGTGGGATGCGTTCACTACAGAGTTTTTCGAAGATGATGCAATGCTGACGATCACTTTCTGTCTTGAAGATGGGCCTAAACGATATA CTATTGGAAGGACGTTGATCCCTCGGTACTTCAGGAGTATTTTTGAGGGTGGCGCCACAGAACTCTTCTATGTGCTGAAACATCCCAAGGAGTCTTTCCACAATAACTTTGTGTCGCTGGACTGCGATCAGTGCACTATGGTTACACAGAATGGCAAACCCATGTTCACACAG GTGTGTGTGGAGGGCAGACTGTACCTCGAGTTTATGTTTGATGACATGATGCGTATAAAGACGTGGCACTTCAGCATCAGACAGCACAGAGAGGTCGTGCCGAGGAGCATCCTGGCAATGCAT TTCCTTCCCCAACAGGCCCAAGACCCCCAAATGCTTGACCAGCTATCAAAAAACATCACAAGATGTGGCTTATCTAACTCTACATTGAACTACCTCCGA CTTTGTGTAATCCTGGAGCCCATGCAGGAGCTGATGTCCAGACACAAGACCTACAGTCTCAGCCCGCGAGACTGCCTCAAAACCTGTCTTTTTCAGAAATGGCAGCGGATGGTGGCCCCACCAG CCGAGCCAGCAAGACAAGCCCCCAACAAGCGAAGGAAACGAAAAATGTCCGGCGGCAGCACGATGAGTTCTGGCGGGggcaacaacaataacaacagcaACAGTAAAAAGAAAAGTCCAGCCAGCAGTTTTGCGCTCTCCAGCCAGGTACCT GATGTGATGGTGGTGGGAGAGCCCACTCTGATGGGAGGGGAGTTCGGGGACGAGGATGAGCGGCTCATCACGCGGCTGGAGAACACACAGTTTGATGCGGCCAATGGCATCGACGACGAGGACAGTTTCAACAGTTCCCCCGCCCTGGGCACCAACAGCCCCTGGAACAGCAAAGCTCCCTCCAGCCAGGAGAGCAAAAATGACAACCCCACCTCACAGTCATCGCAGTAG